The Juglans regia cultivar Chandler chromosome 11, Walnut 2.0, whole genome shotgun sequence genome contains the following window.
GTCAGGTAATAGAGCCACCAAGCAACAAAGTCAGCCACCCCTCTACCCATCAACAGCTCTCTCTTAAACTCACCCACAACCACCATAGCCTCAACCTCATTCCTCAACTTCCACCACCATAGAGTACCAAAGCTCGTGGCCATGGCCACCCTTTCAGCCCACCTTTCCTCCCTGGCAACCCCGAAAATGGTATCATCCACCACCGGCCTCACTGCCACCCGAGACCAATGAAGCATCGTTTCATGCAACCCCAGGAAAAAAACTGCTTTTCTAAATATGCTTCTCTCCATACCAATACTAGAGCCATCAATTCCTCCTGCTATGGTTCCTTCAATGCCCAAACCAACGAAGACTTGTAATGTACATACAAAGATCCATGCTATATACAAATGGGGACGTAGAACAGGCCCTGGAGACTCGCTTAAAAAGATAACCTTTCCTGTCAAGCCGTGGATCAGAGTGGCTATGCTTACAATGGAAACAAGAAGGTAGAGAACACTCGGGTTGGTATATAAGACAAAAgataagagaaaagaagaaatctgTGATGGAGGATTATAAGAGTACTCGAGGCTTAGGAGATAGTAGTGAGCACAAGTTAACCTGGATAGGAGGAGAAATGAGAGGGGAAGCAAAAGGCTGAGGAGGGTGATTGTAAGGATGTGGAAGGGTTCTCTTAGAGAGGCAAGATTCAAGAGGCGCTGCTGCTCAGCCTTTTGGTGCCAATTCAGCCAAACCATATTTCCCGGCctaaaacaacaaataattaacTCAAACTGCCTATTCGCTTGGCAGAAAAGAAACATGCAACATTgaggtctatatatatatatatatatatatatatataacaactataTGGTTTGCAGAATATGGGTGGTTCCCACGTCCTCAGTTGATGTTTAAGACGTGGAATTCTTCCTTGCTTTGATGTACCTACTTAAGTTATCTGaccaaaaaaccaaaacttaaaaatcctaGCATTATTAAATATCTACTTTAAAGTGCAACCAAGTTGTACGGTTGGTAAGGAGGataccaaaattaaaaatcctagcattattaatgaaatttttttttcatcatctttatatacTACACA
Protein-coding sequences here:
- the LOC109021349 gene encoding uncharacterized protein LOC109021349, encoding MVWLNWHQKAEQQRLLNLASLREPFHILTITLLSLLLPLSFLLLSRLTCAHYYLLSLEYSYNPPSQISSFLLSFVLYTNPSVLYLLVSIVSIATLIHGLTGKVIFLSESPGPVLRPHLYIAWIFVCTLQVFVGLGIEGTIAGGIDGSSIGMERSIFRKAVFFLGLHETMLHWSRVAVRPVVDDTIFGVAREERWAERVAMATSFGTLWWWKLRNEVEAMVVVGEFKRELLMGRGVADFVAWWLYYLTVTIGMIRVVKGFMWIGMLLLSRRVTGNSAESNGDEDKV